A stretch of Anaeromyxobacter dehalogenans 2CP-1 DNA encodes these proteins:
- a CDS encoding helix-turn-helix domain-containing protein codes for MEPISSSISTLRLLRLTAGLPQFVLAKRANMAASRLSVIERGYDEPTEAEQAQLARALGVPQEALFPDQRPSPIATTPGTKAAHDSERAPR; via the coding sequence GTGGAACCGATCTCCAGCTCCATTTCGACGCTTCGACTCCTTCGCCTCACCGCAGGGTTGCCCCAGTTCGTTCTTGCGAAGAGAGCCAACATGGCCGCTTCGCGCCTGTCGGTCATCGAGCGCGGGTACGATGAGCCCACAGAAGCGGAGCAGGCACAACTTGCACGCGCGCTGGGCGTTCCTCAGGAAGCGCTATTCCCCGATCAGCGGCCGAGCCCTATCGCAACGACGCCGGGTACCAAGGCCGCTCACGATAGCGAGCGGGCGCCGCGATGA
- a CDS encoding glycosyltransferase family 9 protein: protein MPDPVIAPSPSPVPPPPPAPPRGFFARLRKQREDARRQAQVGGGRQRGPVGDLFRALGRGLALGLANLVLPRPRAPVPAPATIRRLLVIRVDERVGNQLLTTPLLRALKLGLPRTELHLLAPKQGLLVASPHVDRFHLWQKRDAFRAPLRQLGQLRALRRERFDVVLEAGHWSAWSLTASILARLLGGRRAIVGHDRGEAARFLSHPVPHDPASVAEVPAKLELLAPLGLPARGLELETGLGRDLAAADAALAAAGISGPFALLNPGARLADRRWPAESYAAVARGLSERGLRVLVVWGPGEEGLAAAIVEGSGARLAPPTDLDRLAGLMRRARLVVSNNSGPMHLAVAVGAPTVGVFFRGDSARWGHAIPAFAAAEVRSDAEAPAVLAACDRVLSLDARRG, encoded by the coding sequence GTGCCGGACCCGGTCATCGCCCCCTCGCCCTCCCCCGTCCCGCCTCCCCCGCCGGCTCCGCCGCGCGGGTTCTTCGCGCGGCTGCGCAAGCAACGCGAGGACGCGCGACGGCAGGCGCAGGTGGGCGGCGGACGGCAGCGGGGGCCGGTGGGCGACCTCTTCCGCGCGCTCGGGCGCGGGCTGGCGCTGGGGCTCGCGAACCTGGTGCTCCCCCGTCCGCGGGCGCCGGTGCCGGCGCCCGCGACGATCCGCCGGCTGCTCGTCATCCGCGTGGACGAGCGGGTGGGCAACCAGCTCCTCACCACCCCGCTCCTCCGCGCGCTGAAGCTGGGCCTGCCGCGGACCGAGCTCCACCTGCTGGCGCCGAAGCAGGGCCTCCTCGTCGCCTCGCCGCACGTGGACCGGTTCCACCTCTGGCAGAAGCGCGACGCGTTCCGCGCCCCGCTCCGGCAGCTGGGGCAGCTGCGTGCGCTCCGGCGCGAGCGGTTCGACGTGGTCCTCGAGGCGGGTCACTGGTCCGCCTGGTCGCTCACCGCCTCGATCCTCGCCCGGCTGCTGGGTGGCCGGCGCGCCATCGTGGGCCACGACCGCGGGGAAGCGGCACGCTTCCTCTCGCACCCGGTGCCGCACGATCCGGCGAGCGTCGCGGAGGTCCCGGCGAAGCTGGAGCTGCTCGCGCCGCTGGGGCTGCCGGCGCGCGGCCTGGAGCTGGAGACGGGGCTGGGGCGCGACCTCGCGGCCGCCGACGCGGCGCTGGCGGCGGCGGGCATCTCGGGCCCGTTCGCGCTGCTGAACCCGGGCGCGCGCCTGGCGGACCGGCGCTGGCCGGCGGAGTCCTACGCGGCGGTGGCGCGGGGGCTCTCCGAGCGCGGCCTCCGCGTGCTGGTGGTCTGGGGCCCGGGCGAGGAAGGGCTGGCGGCGGCCATCGTGGAGGGCTCGGGCGCGCGGCTCGCGCCGCCGACCGACCTCGACCGGCTCGCGGGGCTGATGCGGCGGGCGCGGCTGGTGGTCTCGAACAACAGCGGCCCGATGCACCTCGCGGTCGCGGTGGGCGCGCCGACGGTGGGCGTGTTCTTCCGCGGCGACTCGGCGCGCTGGGGCCACGCGATCCCGGCGTTCGCGGCGGCGGAGGTGCGGAGCGACGCGGAGGCGCCGGCGGTGCTGGCGGCGTGCGACCGGGTGCTCTCGCTCGACGCGCGGCGCGGGTGA
- a CDS encoding recombinase family protein: MRAVRYLRVSTSDQNPELQADETALLIERRGWELVDSFVDRGVSGSRDRRPELERLMAGARRGAFDLVVVYRADRLFRSLKAMVVHLDELAALGIGFVSVTEPFDTTTPQGRLLLHLVSAFAEFEKGVLVERTKAGIAAARRRGAKSGALGSRSTWQRRSPSAQKGRDFRRSRGSWASERRLSTGR; encoded by the coding sequence CTGCGCGCCGTCCGGTATCTTCGCGTCTCGACCTCGGACCAGAACCCAGAACTCCAGGCGGACGAGACGGCCCTCCTGATCGAGCGCCGGGGCTGGGAGCTGGTCGATTCGTTCGTCGACCGCGGCGTGTCGGGTTCACGCGACCGCCGCCCGGAGCTGGAGCGCCTGATGGCGGGCGCCCGCCGGGGCGCGTTCGACCTCGTGGTCGTCTACCGGGCGGATCGGCTCTTCCGTTCGCTGAAGGCGATGGTCGTTCACCTGGACGAGCTGGCGGCTCTCGGGATCGGGTTCGTATCCGTGACGGAACCGTTCGACACCACGACTCCCCAGGGCCGGCTTCTGCTCCACCTCGTCAGCGCGTTCGCGGAGTTCGAGAAGGGCGTCCTGGTCGAGAGAACGAAGGCCGGGATCGCGGCTGCGCGCCGCAGAGGGGCCAAGTCGGGCGCACTCGGGTCGAGGTCGACGTGGCAAAGGCGCTCACCCTCCGCGCAGAAGGGAAGGGACTTCAGGCGATCGCGCGGGAGCTGGGCGTCGGAAAGGCGACTCTCCACCGGGCGCTGA
- a CDS encoding tetratricopeptide repeat protein, whose product MARRADGGDGVDDELAFHLARGTELLAQGDADRARAALERALDLGPKDAKVLALLGQACYRQGQFDDAAIAWQRLVDENPVEPAARVNLGLAFLKAKHHEEARRQLEIALDLNPDHRKAMGYLGLALLESGDPAGAREWFRKAGSDHMVARCDELVASGWTVPPPPAPPEAPTPAAGEPPAPEPYVTPVPGSVPVLRVVPPPAPEAEPSAAAVPTLAAWGDARLVPAAPAAPFTVRDGLLTVTVRGTVRVRLDGLFAVRGEVTLGGELMRFRGRATERPFGEGATRMHRASGEGALLYAASGRRFTALELDGEAVYLREEAVFGFEDGLAFENGRVPSTSGAELSLVHLRGRGGMLLVTAGAPLALEASTSAAVRLPLAALVGWTGALTPRLVGLAEDGAGTAVVELSGEGRVLADPDAAVGGSAP is encoded by the coding sequence GTGGCGCGGCGCGCGGACGGCGGCGACGGCGTCGACGACGAGCTCGCCTTCCACCTGGCGCGCGGCACGGAGCTGCTCGCGCAGGGGGACGCCGACCGGGCCCGCGCCGCGCTGGAGCGCGCGCTCGATCTCGGCCCCAAGGACGCGAAGGTGCTCGCGCTGCTCGGCCAGGCCTGCTACCGCCAGGGCCAGTTCGACGACGCCGCCATCGCGTGGCAGCGGCTGGTGGACGAGAACCCGGTGGAGCCCGCCGCGCGCGTCAACCTCGGCCTCGCGTTCCTGAAGGCGAAGCACCACGAGGAGGCGCGGCGGCAGCTCGAGATCGCGCTCGACCTCAACCCCGACCACCGCAAGGCCATGGGCTATCTCGGCCTCGCGCTGCTCGAGTCCGGCGATCCCGCCGGCGCGCGGGAGTGGTTCCGCAAGGCCGGCAGCGACCACATGGTGGCGCGCTGCGACGAGCTCGTCGCCAGCGGCTGGACCGTCCCGCCCCCGCCCGCGCCGCCCGAGGCGCCGACGCCCGCGGCCGGCGAGCCCCCCGCGCCCGAGCCCTACGTCACCCCCGTCCCCGGCAGCGTGCCGGTGCTGCGCGTCGTGCCGCCGCCCGCGCCGGAGGCCGAGCCGTCCGCCGCCGCGGTGCCCACGCTCGCCGCGTGGGGAGACGCCCGGCTCGTGCCCGCCGCACCCGCGGCCCCGTTCACGGTCCGTGACGGCCTCCTGACCGTGACCGTCCGCGGGACGGTCCGGGTCCGGCTCGACGGCCTGTTCGCGGTCCGGGGCGAGGTGACGCTCGGCGGCGAGCTGATGCGCTTCCGCGGCCGCGCCACCGAGCGGCCCTTCGGCGAGGGCGCCACCCGGATGCACCGCGCGTCCGGGGAGGGGGCGCTGCTGTACGCGGCGTCCGGGCGCCGGTTCACCGCGCTCGAGCTGGACGGCGAGGCGGTCTACCTCCGCGAGGAGGCCGTGTTCGGGTTCGAGGACGGGCTCGCGTTCGAGAACGGCCGGGTGCCGTCCACCAGCGGCGCCGAGCTGAGCCTGGTCCACCTGCGCGGCCGCGGCGGCATGCTGCTCGTCACCGCCGGCGCGCCGCTCGCGCTCGAGGCGTCCACGTCGGCGGCCGTGCGCCTGCCGCTCGCGGCGCTGGTCGGGTGGACCGGGGCGCTCACGCCGCGGCTGGTGGGGCTCGCCGAGGACGGCGCCGGCACGGCGGTGGTGGAGCTCTCCGGCGAGGGGCGCGTCCTCGCGGATCCCGACGCCGCCGTCGGCGGGAGCGCCCCGTGA
- a CDS encoding lytic transglycosylase domain-containing protein — MSVRPYLARFALLGAVLAAPAARASDLYSYVDSDGVAHFSNAPSDPRFRRIARLKDGGGVYRGGKAQARARPLPRSEAQARYREHIRAAATKYNLPEALLLAVMAVESNFDHRAVSEKGAMGLMQLMPGTARDMYVGDAYEPAENIEGGARYLRILANQYAGDMVKTLAAYNAGPEAVRRAGDGVPNIPETREYVRKVVALYEAYKAGR; from the coding sequence ATGTCCGTCCGTCCCTACCTCGCCAGGTTCGCCCTGCTGGGCGCCGTCCTGGCGGCTCCGGCCGCGCGGGCGAGCGATCTGTATTCGTACGTCGACTCCGACGGCGTGGCGCACTTCTCGAACGCGCCCAGCGATCCGCGCTTCCGCCGCATCGCGCGGCTGAAGGACGGCGGCGGGGTGTACCGCGGAGGCAAGGCGCAGGCGCGCGCCCGGCCGCTCCCTCGCTCCGAGGCGCAGGCGCGGTACCGCGAGCACATCCGGGCCGCCGCGACGAAGTACAACCTCCCCGAGGCGCTGCTCCTCGCGGTGATGGCGGTCGAGTCGAACTTCGATCACCGGGCCGTCTCGGAGAAGGGCGCCATGGGGCTCATGCAGCTCATGCCCGGCACCGCCCGCGACATGTACGTGGGCGACGCGTACGAGCCCGCCGAGAACATCGAGGGCGGCGCGCGCTACCTGCGCATCCTCGCGAACCAGTACGCCGGCGACATGGTGAAGACGCTCGCCGCGTACAACGCCGGGCCCGAGGCGGTCCGGCGCGCGGGCGACGGCGTGCCGAACATCCCGGAGACCCGGGAGTACGTGCGCAAGGTGGTGGCGCTGTACGAGGCCTACAAGGCAGGGCGGTGA
- a CDS encoding helix-turn-helix domain-containing protein has translation MKAKTKSWKQIEKKLFTREEIAEAERVAEREILEMNLRELRQAAGKTQEQVARAVKMKQSELSRAERREDHLLSTLRRYVEGLGGELEVVARVHGKVVRLRGV, from the coding sequence ATGAAGGCCAAGACGAAGAGCTGGAAGCAGATCGAGAAGAAGCTCTTCACGCGCGAGGAGATCGCCGAGGCGGAGCGGGTCGCCGAGCGCGAGATCCTCGAGATGAATCTGCGCGAGCTCCGGCAGGCTGCCGGCAAGACCCAGGAGCAGGTCGCCCGCGCCGTCAAGATGAAGCAGTCGGAGCTGTCGCGCGCGGAACGGAGGGAGGATCATCTCCTCTCGACGCTGCGGAGGTACGTGGAGGGGCTCGGAGGCGAGCTCGAAGTCGTCGCGCGCGTACACGGCAAGGTGGTCCGTCTTCGCGGAGTGTGA
- a CDS encoding tyrosine-type recombinase/integrase: protein MAVKVREYRRRGKPMGCWEADVRLPLPSGEFYRERVRVPVSGKTSAKRWADAREAEVISLARSGLDAEAIHAKLNGKGAANEARVPTLAEFEKQFIEHARANRQKASTVYAKESILRVHLVPVLGTKRLDEITEADVQALKVTLAEHRPKTVNNVLATLSKLLRVAKRLGVIDAVPVESFELVKAPLAAVPFYTFEEYAVLVAAARRLDPRILAAVLLGGNAGLRAGEVVALELPDVRRANARITIERQAWRGVVDTPKGGKGRVVPMTDALKAALAAVRHLRGARVLVQDDGSDLTAKVLRGWMKSAQRLAGLRPTGNFHILRHTFCSHLAMRGAPAKVIQELAGHTHLSTTMRYMHLAEGHKEQAIRLLDDRPVTAPAAGVEARLEAVEG from the coding sequence ATGGCTGTGAAGGTCCGAGAGTACCGTCGGCGCGGCAAGCCGATGGGATGTTGGGAGGCGGACGTGCGGCTTCCGCTGCCGAGCGGCGAGTTCTATCGGGAACGGGTGCGTGTGCCCGTCTCCGGGAAGACGAGCGCGAAGCGGTGGGCGGACGCACGCGAAGCAGAAGTGATCAGCCTTGCGCGGAGTGGTCTCGATGCCGAGGCGATCCACGCGAAGCTGAACGGCAAGGGAGCGGCGAACGAGGCGCGGGTTCCGACCCTCGCCGAATTCGAGAAGCAGTTCATCGAGCACGCGAGGGCGAACCGGCAGAAGGCGAGCACGGTGTACGCGAAGGAGTCCATCCTCCGCGTCCACCTGGTCCCGGTCCTCGGGACGAAGCGGCTCGACGAGATCACCGAAGCGGACGTCCAGGCGCTCAAGGTGACACTCGCCGAGCACCGGCCGAAAACGGTCAACAACGTGCTCGCCACGCTCTCGAAGCTCCTGCGCGTGGCGAAGCGGCTCGGGGTCATCGACGCGGTGCCGGTCGAATCCTTCGAGCTCGTCAAGGCTCCGCTCGCCGCCGTGCCGTTCTACACGTTCGAGGAGTACGCGGTCCTCGTCGCTGCCGCTCGGCGACTCGACCCGCGCATCCTCGCGGCGGTGCTCCTTGGCGGGAACGCTGGCCTCCGTGCTGGCGAGGTGGTGGCGCTGGAGCTACCGGACGTGCGCCGGGCGAACGCCCGGATCACGATCGAGCGTCAGGCGTGGCGTGGAGTCGTGGATACGCCCAAGGGTGGCAAGGGCCGGGTCGTCCCGATGACCGATGCCCTCAAGGCCGCGCTCGCGGCCGTGCGCCACCTTCGCGGTGCCCGCGTGCTCGTGCAGGACGACGGGTCCGACCTGACGGCGAAGGTCCTCCGGGGATGGATGAAGAGTGCCCAGCGGCTCGCGGGGCTCAGGCCGACGGGCAACTTCCACATCCTGCGCCACACGTTCTGCTCGCACCTCGCGATGCGGGGCGCCCCGGCGAAGGTGATCCAGGAGCTGGCGGGGCACACGCACCTCTCCACGACGATGCGGTACATGCACCTCGCGGAGGGGCACAAGGAGCAGGCGATCAGGCTGCTCGATGACAGGCCCGTCACCGCACCGGCAGCAGGCGTGGAGGCCAGGTTGGAGGCGGTGGAGGGCTGA
- a CDS encoding M48 family metallopeptidase, whose protein sequence is MSETVLEGLLFDGRSAAATPVRIAIAGGVLTVTTPEGAHLSEQGLSLLTVTEAFATAPRQIRLPGGAVIEVADGTALTAALAAAGRRPDLVDRLEARWRAALAAVVACVGVIVAAYVYGLPAAAGWIARALPASAERRLGDGVLELLDGHLLRPTALSEEEQRAAQARVDEAARLGAPAVTYRLVFRSAGFGPSMNAFALPGGTVVLLDGLVRGTASDDRLVAIVGHELGHVARRHSVQALLKSAGVGAAASLLWGDFSGQAAAIPATLAMFDYSRDAEREADEDAVRFLRAAGRSALPMVEALCLLQCVEREASLGAMPRLLSTHPKVAERIQHVRELGRVDPSYRCPGPPPAGSPGSRDGDDGEDEPGTCGTPGAPRTSID, encoded by the coding sequence GTGAGCGAGACCGTCCTCGAAGGCCTCCTCTTCGACGGACGAAGCGCCGCCGCGACGCCGGTCCGGATCGCGATCGCCGGGGGCGTCCTCACGGTCACGACGCCCGAGGGCGCGCACCTCTCCGAGCAGGGCCTCTCCCTGCTCACCGTGACCGAGGCGTTCGCCACGGCGCCTCGGCAGATCCGCCTGCCCGGCGGCGCGGTGATCGAGGTGGCGGACGGCACCGCCCTCACCGCAGCGCTCGCCGCGGCGGGCCGGCGCCCTGACCTCGTGGATCGGCTCGAGGCGCGCTGGCGCGCCGCGCTCGCCGCCGTCGTCGCGTGCGTCGGGGTCATCGTCGCGGCATACGTCTACGGCCTCCCCGCTGCCGCGGGCTGGATCGCCCGGGCGCTGCCGGCGAGCGCCGAGCGGCGGCTCGGGGACGGCGTCCTCGAGCTCCTCGACGGCCACCTGCTCCGGCCCACCGCGCTCTCGGAGGAGGAGCAGCGCGCGGCGCAAGCCCGGGTCGACGAGGCGGCGCGGCTCGGCGCGCCCGCGGTGACGTACCGTCTCGTCTTCCGGTCCGCCGGGTTCGGGCCCAGCATGAACGCCTTCGCGCTCCCCGGCGGCACCGTGGTCCTGCTCGATGGCCTGGTGCGCGGCACCGCGAGCGACGATCGCCTCGTCGCGATCGTCGGCCACGAGCTCGGGCACGTGGCCCGACGCCACTCCGTGCAGGCGCTCCTGAAGAGCGCCGGCGTCGGCGCCGCGGCGAGCCTCCTCTGGGGCGACTTCTCCGGCCAGGCCGCGGCGATCCCGGCCACGCTCGCGATGTTCGACTACTCGCGCGACGCCGAGCGCGAGGCCGACGAGGACGCGGTCCGCTTCCTGCGCGCGGCCGGCCGCTCCGCCCTGCCGATGGTGGAAGCGCTGTGCCTGCTCCAGTGCGTCGAACGCGAGGCTTCGCTGGGCGCGATGCCGAGGCTCCTCTCCACGCACCCGAAGGTCGCAGAGCGGATCCAGCACGTGCGCGAGCTCGGCCGCGTCGATCCCTCCTACCGCTGCCCCGGGCCGCCGCCGGCGGGTTCGCCCGGCAGTCGGGATGGCGACGACGGCGAGGACGAGCCGGGGACATGCGGAACGCCGGGAGCGCCGCGGACCAGCATCGACTGA
- the pgsA gene encoding CDP-diacylglycerol--glycerol-3-phosphate 3-phosphatidyltransferase yields MSARSLRREALNLPNAITLTRIALIPVFLWFTYYESRVDSFIAAVLYAVTGATDFLDGWVARRKNLVTVIGKFLDPLADKLIVMAALVMLVHLGRVAAWVCIVVLAREFIVTGLRTIAMSEGIVIAAGQEGKHKTAFQVAGITFLLLHYTYPIDALVFSFDLDANRVGTWLIYISLFFSVWSAVSYFANFIRAVYRREGEAQASEDVRPNRRTSRG; encoded by the coding sequence GTGAGCGCGCGCTCGCTGCGCCGGGAGGCGCTCAACCTCCCGAACGCGATCACCCTCACGCGGATCGCGCTCATCCCCGTGTTCCTGTGGTTCACCTACTACGAGTCGCGGGTGGACAGCTTCATCGCCGCGGTGCTGTACGCGGTGACCGGCGCCACCGACTTCCTCGACGGCTGGGTGGCGCGGCGCAAGAACCTCGTCACCGTCATCGGCAAGTTCCTCGACCCGCTCGCCGACAAGCTCATCGTCATGGCGGCGCTGGTGATGCTCGTGCACCTCGGCCGCGTGGCCGCGTGGGTGTGCATCGTGGTGCTGGCGCGCGAGTTCATCGTGACCGGCCTGCGCACCATCGCCATGAGCGAGGGGATCGTCATCGCCGCCGGGCAGGAGGGGAAGCACAAGACCGCGTTCCAGGTGGCCGGCATCACGTTCCTGCTGCTGCACTACACCTACCCGATCGACGCGCTCGTCTTCTCGTTCGACCTCGACGCGAACCGGGTCGGCACCTGGCTCATCTACATCTCGCTGTTCTTCTCGGTCTGGTCCGCGGTGAGCTACTTCGCGAACTTCATCCGCGCCGTGTACCGCCGCGAGGGCGAGGCGCAGGCCTCCGAGGACGTCCGCCCGAACCGCCGCACGTCGCGCGGGTAG
- a CDS encoding helix-turn-helix domain-containing protein: protein MTGPTPPLTEWLTADEATAYLRFPSRDALYQAVHRGQIPVRRIGRRLRFRRSELDAHLKAA, encoded by the coding sequence GTGACCGGCCCCACCCCGCCCCTGACTGAATGGCTCACGGCTGACGAAGCGACTGCGTACCTGCGCTTCCCGAGCCGCGATGCGCTGTACCAGGCCGTGCACCGCGGACAGATCCCCGTCCGCCGCATCGGGCGGCGGCTCCGCTTCCGGCGCTCCGAGCTGGACGCCCACCTCAAGGCCGCGTGA
- the istB gene encoding IS21-like element ISAnsp5 family helper ATPase IstB has translation MSTEITRARVLESLGRLRLGRIGEQLDALLSTAARGEPTYLDFLDTILREEVGAKQRKRVAMGIQIAHFPAVKTLDDFDFKFQPSVDQKLVRELAVSRYVANAENVLVFGPPGVGKTHLAIGLGRAAVEAGYTVLFTSATALLGALSKAETEGQLAERLAFYAKPKLLVVDELGYLPFEKRSAHLFFQLIARRYEKGAMIITTNQVVTQWGTVFGDEILAAAILDRLLHHSFTLMIQGESYRLKQKRKAGLLGRAEKAN, from the coding sequence GTGAGCACCGAGATCACGCGGGCTCGCGTCCTCGAGAGCCTCGGCCGGCTCCGCCTCGGGCGCATCGGCGAGCAGCTCGACGCGTTGCTTTCGACCGCGGCACGGGGCGAGCCGACGTACCTCGACTTCCTCGACACGATCCTGCGCGAGGAGGTCGGGGCGAAGCAGCGGAAGCGCGTCGCGATGGGCATCCAGATCGCGCACTTCCCCGCGGTGAAGACCCTCGACGACTTCGACTTCAAGTTCCAGCCGAGCGTCGACCAGAAGCTCGTCCGCGAGCTCGCCGTCAGCCGGTACGTCGCGAACGCGGAGAACGTGCTCGTGTTCGGCCCGCCCGGCGTCGGCAAGACGCACCTCGCCATCGGGCTCGGGCGCGCCGCAGTCGAAGCCGGCTACACCGTGCTCTTCACGAGCGCGACGGCGTTGCTGGGCGCGCTCTCGAAGGCCGAGACCGAGGGCCAGCTCGCGGAGCGGCTCGCGTTCTACGCGAAGCCCAAGCTGCTCGTCGTGGACGAGCTGGGGTACCTGCCGTTCGAGAAGCGCAGTGCGCACCTGTTCTTCCAGCTCATCGCGAGGCGGTACGAGAAGGGCGCGATGATCATCACGACGAACCAGGTCGTCACGCAGTGGGGCACCGTGTTCGGGGACGAGATCCTCGCCGCCGCGATCCTCGACCGGCTCCTGCACCACAGCTTCACGCTGATGATCCAGGGCGAGAGCTACAGGCTGAAGCAGAAGCGCAAGGCGGGCCTGCTCGGCAGGGCCGAGAAGGCGAACTGA
- the istA gene encoding IS21 family transposase, translated as MGSEMGFVAPPTTEVPMVEAEAVRQMRDLAGKGWGAKRIARELGVARNTVRRYLRGAVADLQRHPSQQRLDDVRRAEAVALFEGEAEGNAVVVAQMLGERGVEASVRTVQRAVADRRREQRAADVATVRFETAPGRQMQIDFGERQVWIADERVTVHFLAAVLSYSRRIFVKAFLHERQGEWLDGIASAFRHFGGVPLEVLGDNTRCLVAGRNREAQTVIFHPAYVAFCRDWDVQPRACQPYRARTKGKTESGVKYVKRNAIAGRRFNSFAHLQDHLSAWQLLVDGRVHGTTHEAPAKRFERDEREALRSLPARPLPTHGRRLQRRVANDSLIDIDTVRYSVPHRLVRDRVEALVTADEVRIFHGRDVVAVHARSFEPHARVIDPAHLDGLWRRPAAENLVPIAQPLAALGRTLDDYAAVIGGAA; from the coding sequence ATGGGCAGCGAGATGGGATTCGTGGCACCCCCGACGACGGAGGTGCCGATGGTCGAGGCGGAGGCGGTCAGGCAGATGCGTGACCTCGCGGGTAAGGGCTGGGGCGCGAAGCGGATCGCGCGCGAACTCGGCGTGGCTCGCAACACGGTGCGTCGGTACCTGCGCGGCGCGGTGGCCGATCTCCAACGGCACCCTTCACAGCAGCGGCTCGACGACGTCCGGCGAGCTGAAGCGGTCGCGCTATTCGAGGGCGAGGCCGAGGGCAACGCCGTGGTCGTCGCGCAGATGCTCGGTGAGCGCGGCGTTGAGGCGAGCGTGAGGACCGTGCAGCGTGCCGTGGCGGACCGCCGGCGCGAGCAGCGCGCCGCCGACGTTGCGACGGTCCGGTTCGAGACCGCGCCGGGCCGGCAGATGCAGATCGACTTCGGCGAGCGCCAGGTCTGGATCGCCGACGAGCGCGTGACGGTGCACTTCCTGGCCGCGGTGTTGAGCTACTCGCGGCGGATCTTCGTGAAGGCGTTCCTGCACGAGCGTCAGGGCGAGTGGCTCGACGGGATCGCGTCGGCGTTCCGCCACTTCGGCGGCGTGCCGCTCGAGGTTCTCGGCGACAACACGCGCTGCCTCGTCGCCGGCCGCAACCGAGAGGCGCAGACCGTGATCTTCCACCCGGCGTATGTCGCGTTCTGCCGCGATTGGGATGTTCAGCCGCGCGCCTGCCAGCCATACCGCGCCAGGACCAAGGGTAAGACCGAGTCCGGCGTGAAGTACGTGAAGCGAAACGCGATCGCCGGTCGGCGGTTTAACTCGTTCGCGCACCTGCAGGACCACCTATCCGCGTGGCAGCTCCTCGTGGACGGCCGCGTGCACGGGACGACGCACGAGGCCCCTGCGAAACGCTTCGAGCGCGACGAGCGCGAGGCACTGAGGTCGCTGCCCGCGCGGCCGCTCCCGACGCACGGCCGTCGCCTGCAGCGGCGCGTCGCGAACGACTCGCTCATCGACATCGACACGGTCCGCTACAGCGTTCCGCACCGCCTCGTGCGCGACCGCGTCGAGGCGCTCGTCACCGCCGACGAGGTTCGCATCTTCCACGGCCGCGACGTCGTAGCGGTTCACGCGCGCTCGTTCGAGCCGCACGCGCGGGTGATCGACCCGGCCCACCTCGACGGCCTCTGGCGCCGGCCTGCGGCTGAGAACCTCGTTCCCATCGCGCAGCCGCTCGCCGCGCTCGGACGGACGCTCGACGACTACGCGGCCGTGATCGGCGGTGCCGCGTGA